A stretch of Planococcus citri chromosome 5, ihPlaCitr1.1, whole genome shotgun sequence DNA encodes these proteins:
- the LOC135846362 gene encoding transmembrane protein 50B-like — protein MPSWSDKVNLKSCLWFEGEDKSNSAAAILAGILFSVGWWLMIDATFVYPAAISSGHYVCGILGTISLIMVNSVSKSQIHGDGNYAGGYFGPNGAQLWFFVGFVLGFLSVIASFLIFADLVRRSKEKVPGVELLLQNILILASSIIYRFGRVEKNTW, from the exons ATGCCATCTTGGAGCGATAAAGTCAATCTAAAATCCTGCCTTTGGTTTGAAGGCGAAGATAAGAGTAACTCAGCTGCAGCCATACTAGCTGGTATTTTA TTCTCTGTCGGATGGTGGTTAATGATCGATGCCACTTTCGTGTATCCTGCAGCAATCAGTAGTGGTCATTATGTATGTGGTATTCTAGGTACGATATCATTGATCAT GGTAAATTCAGTTTCCAAGTCGCAAATTCATGGAGATGGAAATTATGCCGGAGGATATTTCGGTCCTAATGGAGCTCAATTATGGTTCTTTGTCGGTTTTGTATTGGGATTCTTGTCAGTTATtgcttcatttttaatttttgccgaCTTGGTTCGGCGTTCTAAAGAGAAAG TGCCAGGAGTTGAATTACTCTTGCAGAATATTCTCATCCTCGCCAGCTCTATAATTTACAGATTTGGACGAGTTGAAAAGAACACGTGGTGA